Proteins encoded in a region of the Streptomyces sp. PCS3-D2 genome:
- a CDS encoding glycosyltransferase family 2 protein, with protein sequence MTVHHLPRPPSDEELYWYFGPQRRWVLIATSLAFVFTAATMFTFALRTPALWAFLAVLALNLAALTLSCVNSLRQRRLTRPSHEVLVRAWRPAVLPGVDLYLPTCGEPLPVLDNAYRAVAGVDWPADALTVWVLDDADRPEVAALAASYGYEYVVRPDRGHLKKAGNLNHALTLGTAEFVAILDADFAPRPDFLRHLVPYLSDPAVGIVQSPQCFDTDGSMSWIQRAAGSAQEWFFRWIQPSRDASDAAICCGSNAVYRRSAIDLAGGFARLDHSEDLYTGLALHEKGFRTLYVPVLVAKGTSPDRVTSFVNQQYRWAMGNLHLLGTPVLRRMRAPWRMRLCFYEGIIGYLTTAVNTFAAPLPPLVMLFWYPDHIRPWHVLPLLAPLWLWHVLLPRVSRTRWRVEVIRANVLTSVAAATAFLHTLRGRTAAWVPTGARGAASRGGMARRVVAVSLAWLVLSCGAAAAGLARAVARNGWEPNWGLLLYLLVQLQINAPLIRDLAAELNPARASGTSLRALVGARVHAGLRAGFRARPGSPSQMLPRRWPETVAASAVLLLTGLLASGWVDPMLPWLS encoded by the coding sequence GTGACTGTCCATCACCTTCCGCGACCACCGTCCGACGAGGAGCTCTACTGGTACTTCGGGCCGCAGCGCCGCTGGGTCCTGATCGCCACCTCGCTCGCCTTCGTGTTCACGGCAGCGACCATGTTCACCTTCGCCCTGCGAACGCCCGCCCTCTGGGCGTTCCTCGCCGTCCTCGCCCTCAACCTCGCGGCACTGACGCTCTCCTGCGTCAACAGCCTGCGCCAGCGGCGGCTCACCCGGCCGTCCCACGAGGTGCTCGTCCGCGCCTGGCGGCCGGCCGTCCTGCCCGGCGTCGACCTGTATCTGCCGACCTGCGGGGAACCGCTGCCCGTCCTGGACAACGCCTACCGCGCGGTGGCGGGGGTCGACTGGCCCGCCGACGCACTGACGGTGTGGGTCCTGGACGACGCCGACCGTCCCGAAGTGGCCGCGCTGGCCGCCTCGTACGGCTACGAGTACGTCGTACGGCCCGACCGGGGGCACCTGAAGAAGGCCGGGAACCTCAACCACGCGCTCACCCTGGGCACCGCCGAGTTCGTCGCCATCCTCGACGCGGACTTCGCACCCCGGCCGGACTTCCTGCGCCATCTCGTCCCGTACCTGTCCGACCCCGCCGTCGGTATCGTCCAGAGCCCGCAGTGCTTCGACACCGACGGGTCCATGAGCTGGATCCAGCGCGCCGCGGGCTCCGCCCAGGAGTGGTTCTTCCGCTGGATCCAGCCGTCCCGGGACGCCAGCGACGCCGCCATCTGCTGCGGCAGCAACGCCGTCTACCGGCGCTCCGCCATCGACCTGGCCGGCGGCTTCGCCCGGCTCGACCACAGCGAGGACCTGTACACCGGACTCGCCCTGCACGAAAAGGGTTTCCGCACCCTCTACGTACCGGTGCTGGTCGCCAAGGGCACCTCGCCCGACCGGGTCACCTCCTTCGTCAACCAGCAGTACCGGTGGGCCATGGGCAACCTCCACCTGCTCGGCACCCCCGTACTGCGCCGGATGCGGGCTCCCTGGCGCATGCGACTGTGCTTCTACGAGGGGATCATCGGCTACCTGACGACGGCCGTGAACACCTTCGCCGCGCCTCTGCCGCCCCTGGTGATGCTGTTCTGGTACCCGGACCACATCCGGCCCTGGCACGTGCTGCCGCTGCTCGCCCCGCTGTGGCTGTGGCACGTGCTGCTGCCCCGGGTAAGCCGGACCCGCTGGCGGGTCGAGGTGATCCGGGCGAACGTCCTGACGAGCGTCGCCGCCGCGACCGCGTTCCTGCACACGCTGCGCGGCCGCACCGCCGCCTGGGTACCCACCGGCGCCCGGGGGGCGGCCTCCCGGGGCGGGATGGCCCGCCGGGTGGTGGCCGTGTCGCTGGCGTGGCTCGTGCTCTCGTGCGGAGCGGCGGCCGCCGGGCTCGCACGGGCGGTGGCCCGCAACGGCTGGGAGCCCAACTGGGGGCTGCTCCTCTACCTCCTGGTGCAGCTCCAGATCAACGCCCCGCTGATCCGAGACCTCGCAGCCGAGCTCAACCCCGCCCGCGCGAGCGGGACTTCGCTGCGCGCCCTCGTCGGCGCCCGGGTCCACGCCGGGTTGCGCGCCGGGTTCCGCGCCCGCCCGGGCTCCCCGTCCCAGATGCTGCCCCGCCGCTGGCCCGAGACCGTCGCCGCGTCCGCGGTCCTCCTGCTCACCGGCCTGCTGGCGTCGGGGTGGGTCGACCCGATGCTTCCCTGGCTGAGCTGA
- a CDS encoding MarR family winged helix-turn-helix transcriptional regulator — translation MTPEAAPETPAPAQCAAVPGAVLDGPVSHAISRVARLHRIAAGRLLRDLGLHPGQEFLMMHLWDNGAVRQSELIKAVGLDPSTVTKMLQRLEQSGHVRRRPDPADRRASLVEATEASCGLLAEVSRAWGELERQTLDGLDGAERTELGRLLGKVEASLCGAAARGADAGCASTGEGPIGC, via the coding sequence ATGACCCCGGAAGCCGCCCCGGAAACGCCCGCGCCCGCGCAGTGCGCGGCAGTGCCGGGCGCCGTGCTGGACGGCCCGGTCAGTCACGCGATCAGCCGGGTGGCTCGACTCCACCGGATCGCCGCGGGCCGACTACTGCGGGACCTGGGACTGCATCCGGGCCAGGAGTTCCTGATGATGCACTTGTGGGACAACGGGGCCGTGCGCCAGTCGGAGCTGATCAAGGCGGTCGGGCTCGACCCGTCCACGGTGACCAAGATGCTCCAGCGCCTCGAACAGTCCGGCCATGTACGGCGCCGCCCCGACCCGGCCGACCGGCGCGCCTCCCTGGTCGAGGCGACGGAGGCGAGCTGCGGGCTCCTCGCCGAGGTGAGCCGCGCGTGGGGCGAGCTGGAGCGCCAGACCCTGGACGGTCTGGACGGTGCCGAGCGCACCGAGCTGGGCCGCCTGCTGGGCAAGGTGGAGGCTTCCTTGTGCGGGGCGGCCGCCCGGGGCGCCGACGCCGGATGCGCGAGCACGGGCGAGGGGCCGATCGGCTGCTGA
- a CDS encoding M15 family metallopeptidase, with protein MRHTTAAAALTAALCAAALACSTQAAPPVLPTGPPVPPARFASRVTAVPQAKLGASHRAGCPVPPERLRLIRMNHWGFDGRVHAGEMVAHENAVTPLLHVFERAFAARFPIRRMRVMAEYRNDEQAMADDNTSGFNCRPVTGDPRRLSRHAWGDAVDINPAENPYVDVNGTVHPPRARPHLQRSPARAGQIHPDDAVSAAFREAGWQWGGRWANPDYQHFSANGG; from the coding sequence GTGCGCCACACCACAGCGGCCGCGGCCCTGACGGCCGCCCTGTGCGCGGCCGCACTGGCCTGCTCCACGCAGGCCGCCCCGCCGGTCCTGCCCACCGGACCGCCCGTCCCTCCCGCCCGATTCGCCTCGCGCGTCACCGCCGTACCGCAGGCGAAACTGGGCGCTTCCCACCGGGCAGGCTGCCCGGTCCCGCCGGAGCGGCTCCGCCTGATCCGGATGAACCACTGGGGCTTCGACGGCCGCGTCCACGCGGGTGAGATGGTCGCCCACGAGAACGCCGTCACCCCTCTCCTCCACGTCTTCGAGCGGGCCTTCGCAGCGCGCTTCCCGATCCGCCGGATGCGCGTGATGGCCGAGTACCGCAACGACGAGCAGGCCATGGCCGACGACAACACGTCGGGCTTCAACTGCCGCCCCGTCACCGGTGACCCCCGGCGCCTGTCACGGCACGCCTGGGGCGACGCCGTCGACATCAACCCCGCCGAGAATCCGTACGTCGACGTCAACGGGACCGTCCATCCGCCCCGTGCACGCCCCCACCTGCAGCGGTCACCGGCCCGCGCGGGCCAGATCCACCCGGACGACGCCGTCTCCGCGGCTTTCCGCGAGGCGGGTTGGCAGTGGGGCGGCCGCTGGGCCAATCCGGACTACCAGCACTTCTCCGCCAACGGCGGGTAG
- a CDS encoding acyltransferase family protein: MSFLLSPGRSRHRGRADAPAGPLPTGSRPGAESGPSPHRSAFRPDIEGLRAVAVLAVLAFHADIPWATGGFVGVDVFFVISGYLITGLLVREAVTTGRIRLGDFFSRRARRLLPAAAVVLAAVALAGAWLTVPLRRTDVEYDVVAAALSVANWRFTAQRTDYLAAGHDQSPLLHFWSLAVEEQFYLFWAPLLAVLALGAARAVRRGRAVRSAVVLIAAPLTLASFVLSLYWTGHSASLAYLGTPARVWQFGVGALLALLPWHLMRGPRPLRLVCGWAGAAAIGWCVVAYDAATPYPGWAALVPSLATAAVILAAVPGRGERYAPGAGDVGRLLAGRAPRALGRLSYTLYLWHWPVLVLAEARTGPLGWPAKTALTLAAVLPALGTMRWVEQPLRRSRTVSELPRRGLSVGVSAIVLPVVLALVMGTTTLNLLGPAAPVDPKGLPPGAASGPALLARSAGTPLVDGPVVPSPVQARADFPPDGPCEVAPAETRSPDCLFGAVDSPDRIVLLGDSHAGQWFSPVLALAASRGWALQEFVKQGCPLPDLTVDSPQLGRVYRECDTWRADTLERLGKQRRPRLVVVSSLNRYTADEELLAEAWSRTLAPLRALGVPIVYIEDTPVPGTDVPACVSGHPDSPAACAFGRTGALRPDPLARLIASGALPGVRSVGVNEVLCPGEGPTCPAVLDRILLYRDDAHLTNAAAVVLTNRLERLLTETGALPAAGPAGAAGAEEGADGWTRLLRDDFDGPAGSPPSAADWIHDVGTCYPGCPAPQWGTGEVETMTNSTDNVRLDGKGVLEIVPTREAGAWRSGRIETRRSDFAPPPGGVLRIEASIALPDVTGPGAAGYWPAFWTLGAPLRDGYTGWPGVGEIDVMESVNGRDTVFGSLHCGVVEGGPCQEPVGLTSGPQPCPDCRTAFHSYAVEVDLAPGAQEVRWYRDGRVYHRVTADRMDSATWQRAVDHGLFLILNVAFGGKLPHADGADVGPDTQPGHPMRVDHVTVSVRERRG, encoded by the coding sequence ATGTCCTTCCTCCTCTCCCCCGGCCGTAGCCGGCACCGGGGACGCGCCGACGCTCCGGCCGGCCCGCTGCCGACGGGCTCCCGCCCCGGCGCCGAGTCCGGTCCCAGCCCCCACCGGTCCGCCTTCCGGCCCGACATCGAGGGCCTGCGCGCCGTCGCCGTCCTCGCCGTCCTCGCCTTCCACGCCGACATCCCCTGGGCGACCGGCGGCTTCGTGGGCGTGGACGTCTTCTTCGTCATATCCGGCTACCTGATCACCGGTCTGCTGGTCCGCGAGGCCGTCACCACGGGCCGGATCCGGCTCGGGGACTTCTTCTCCCGGCGCGCCCGACGGCTCCTTCCCGCGGCCGCCGTGGTGCTGGCCGCGGTGGCGCTGGCCGGGGCCTGGCTGACCGTACCGCTGCGCCGCACCGATGTGGAGTACGACGTCGTCGCGGCGGCACTGTCCGTCGCCAACTGGCGCTTCACGGCGCAGCGAACGGACTATCTCGCCGCCGGACACGACCAGAGTCCGCTGCTGCACTTCTGGTCCCTCGCCGTCGAGGAGCAGTTCTACCTGTTCTGGGCCCCGCTGCTGGCCGTACTGGCGCTCGGCGCCGCCCGGGCGGTCCGCCGGGGCCGCGCCGTGCGCTCCGCGGTAGTCCTGATCGCCGCCCCGCTGACCCTCGCGTCCTTCGTGCTCTCGCTGTACTGGACGGGGCACTCGGCCTCCCTCGCCTACCTGGGCACGCCCGCACGCGTCTGGCAGTTCGGCGTGGGCGCACTGCTCGCCCTGCTGCCCTGGCACCTGATGCGGGGGCCCCGGCCGCTGCGGCTGGTGTGCGGTTGGGCCGGAGCCGCGGCGATCGGGTGGTGCGTCGTGGCGTACGACGCCGCCACCCCCTACCCGGGCTGGGCGGCGCTCGTGCCGTCCCTGGCCACCGCGGCGGTGATCCTCGCGGCGGTGCCGGGACGCGGCGAGCGCTACGCTCCGGGTGCCGGTGACGTCGGACGGCTCCTCGCCGGGCGGGCGCCCCGGGCCCTCGGGCGGCTCTCCTACACCCTGTACCTGTGGCACTGGCCGGTGCTCGTGCTCGCCGAGGCCCGGACCGGTCCGCTCGGCTGGCCCGCGAAGACCGCACTGACACTGGCGGCGGTCTTGCCCGCCCTGGGCACGATGCGGTGGGTCGAGCAGCCGCTGCGGCGCAGCCGTACCGTCTCCGAACTCCCCCGCCGGGGGCTGTCGGTGGGTGTCTCGGCCATCGTGCTGCCGGTCGTGCTCGCGCTGGTGATGGGCACCACGACCCTGAACCTGCTGGGTCCCGCCGCCCCGGTCGATCCGAAGGGCCTGCCTCCGGGCGCCGCCTCGGGTCCCGCCCTGCTGGCCCGGAGCGCGGGGACGCCGCTCGTGGACGGCCCGGTGGTGCCCAGCCCCGTCCAGGCGCGGGCCGACTTTCCCCCGGACGGGCCCTGCGAGGTCGCACCGGCCGAGACGCGCAGCCCGGACTGCCTGTTCGGCGCGGTGGACAGCCCCGACCGGATCGTCCTGCTCGGCGACTCGCACGCCGGGCAGTGGTTCTCGCCGGTACTGGCGCTGGCCGCCTCTCGGGGCTGGGCGCTACAGGAATTCGTCAAGCAGGGCTGCCCGCTGCCGGACCTGACGGTGGACAGCCCGCAACTGGGCCGGGTCTACCGGGAGTGCGACACCTGGCGGGCGGACACCCTGGAGCGGCTGGGGAAGCAGCGCAGGCCCCGCCTCGTCGTGGTCTCCTCGCTCAACCGGTACACGGCGGACGAAGAGCTCCTGGCCGAGGCCTGGAGCAGGACCCTGGCACCGCTGCGGGCCCTGGGCGTGCCGATCGTCTACATCGAGGACACCCCCGTCCCGGGTACGGACGTCCCGGCGTGCGTATCGGGCCACCCCGACTCCCCCGCCGCGTGCGCCTTCGGGCGTACCGGCGCCCTGCGGCCCGACCCCCTGGCGCGGCTGATCGCGTCCGGTGCGCTGCCGGGCGTGCGGAGCGTCGGTGTCAACGAGGTGCTGTGCCCGGGTGAGGGCCCGACCTGCCCGGCGGTACTCGACCGGATCCTGCTCTACCGGGACGACGCGCACCTGACCAATGCGGCGGCGGTCGTCCTGACGAACCGACTGGAGCGGCTGCTCACCGAGACCGGGGCACTGCCCGCGGCGGGCCCGGCCGGAGCGGCGGGCGCGGAAGAGGGCGCGGACGGCTGGACGCGGCTCCTGCGGGACGACTTCGACGGACCGGCGGGCAGCCCGCCGTCGGCCGCCGACTGGATCCACGACGTGGGCACCTGCTATCCCGGCTGCCCGGCGCCGCAGTGGGGCACCGGCGAGGTGGAGACCATGACGAACTCGACCGACAACGTCCGGCTCGACGGGAAGGGCGTGCTCGAAATCGTCCCCACCCGCGAGGCCGGCGCGTGGAGGTCGGGGCGCATCGAGACACGGCGCTCCGACTTCGCTCCCCCGCCCGGCGGGGTGCTGCGGATCGAGGCGTCGATCGCCCTGCCGGACGTGACCGGGCCCGGGGCGGCCGGCTACTGGCCGGCCTTCTGGACCCTGGGCGCACCGCTGCGTGACGGCTACACCGGGTGGCCGGGCGTGGGGGAGATCGACGTCATGGAGTCCGTGAACGGGCGTGACACCGTCTTCGGCTCCCTGCACTGCGGAGTCGTGGAGGGCGGACCGTGCCAGGAGCCGGTGGGCCTGACCTCGGGTCCCCAGCCGTGCCCGGACTGCCGGACGGCGTTTCACTCGTATGCCGTGGAGGTGGACCTCGCCCCGGGGGCGCAGGAGGTGCGCTGGTATCGGGACGGCCGGGTGTACCACCGGGTGACGGCCGACCGGATGGACTCCGCCACGTGGCAGCGGGCCGTGGACCACGGGCTGTTCCTGATCCTCAACGTGGCGTTCGGCGGAAAGCTGCCGCACGCCGACGGTGCGGACGTGGGGCCGGACACTCAGCCGGGTCATCCGATGCGGGTGGACCACGTGACCGTCTCCGTACGCGAGCGGCGCGGTTGA
- a CDS encoding cryptochrome/photolyase family protein yields the protein MTGAHWIFGDQLGPAFTAAGDGGIPRDAPVLMIESQAVFRRRRFHRAKAHLLLSAMRHRAAELGDRVVYVKADTYREGLRQAVGRSPVTVYHPTSRAAAGLVHSLGHVTVLPARGFLVGRDDFEAWAAGHTGGGLRLENFYRHVRREHDLLMDGGEPAGGRWNLDHDNREPPPRGARTLGAPAPYRPREDDIDAGVREDLDRWERDGEVSFVGRDGPRLFPADRREALTALRRFIDHRLAGFGAHEDVMLAADPVLSHSLLSSSLNLGLLDPAECVERAEAAWRSGSAPLNSVEGFVRQIAGWREYVWHLYWHFGEGYRSSNVLGHTAPLPEWWLSLDADAVTARCLSTVLRQVRDTGWTHHIPRLMVLGGYALQRGWDPAALTDWFHRSFVDGYDWVMLANVVGMSQYADGGRMTTKPYTSGGAYIDRMSDLCGPCRYRPGSRSGEDACPYTAGYWSFLHRHRALLSRGARTAGPVRGLDRLSDLPELLRQERDRGDTAP from the coding sequence ATGACCGGCGCACACTGGATCTTCGGCGATCAGCTGGGGCCCGCCTTCACCGCCGCGGGGGACGGCGGGATCCCTCGCGACGCCCCCGTGCTGATGATCGAATCGCAGGCGGTGTTCCGGCGGCGCCGGTTCCACCGGGCGAAGGCGCACCTGCTGCTCTCGGCGATGCGTCACCGTGCCGCCGAGTTGGGGGACCGGGTCGTCTACGTCAAGGCCGACACCTACCGAGAGGGCCTGCGCCAGGCCGTCGGCCGCTCTCCCGTGACGGTGTACCACCCGACCTCCCGGGCCGCCGCGGGCCTGGTGCACTCCCTGGGCCACGTGACCGTGCTGCCCGCACGGGGCTTCCTGGTGGGCCGGGACGATTTCGAGGCGTGGGCGGCCGGCCACACCGGCGGCGGGCTCCGACTGGAGAACTTCTACCGCCACGTGCGCCGCGAGCACGACCTGCTCATGGACGGGGGCGAGCCGGCCGGCGGGCGGTGGAACCTCGACCACGACAACCGGGAACCGCCGCCGCGGGGAGCGCGGACCCTCGGTGCGCCCGCCCCCTACCGGCCCCGTGAGGACGACATCGACGCCGGTGTCCGGGAGGACCTCGACCGGTGGGAGCGGGACGGCGAGGTCTCGTTCGTCGGCCGGGACGGGCCTCGGCTCTTCCCGGCCGACCGGCGCGAGGCGCTGACGGCGCTGCGGCGTTTCATCGACCACCGGCTGGCCGGCTTCGGCGCCCACGAGGACGTGATGCTGGCCGCCGACCCGGTGCTGAGCCACAGCCTGCTGTCCTCCTCCCTCAACCTGGGCCTGCTGGATCCCGCGGAGTGCGTGGAGCGCGCCGAGGCCGCCTGGCGGTCGGGCTCCGCGCCCCTGAACTCCGTCGAGGGTTTCGTCCGGCAGATCGCCGGGTGGCGGGAGTACGTCTGGCACCTCTACTGGCACTTCGGCGAGGGCTACCGTTCGTCCAACGTCCTGGGGCACACCGCCCCGCTGCCCGAGTGGTGGCTCTCGCTCGACGCGGACGCCGTGACCGCACGCTGCCTGTCGACCGTGCTGCGCCAGGTCAGGGACACCGGGTGGACCCATCACATTCCGCGGCTGATGGTGCTGGGCGGATACGCGCTCCAGCGGGGCTGGGACCCGGCCGCGCTCACCGACTGGTTCCACCGCTCGTTCGTCGACGGCTACGACTGGGTCATGCTGGCGAACGTGGTCGGCATGTCGCAGTACGCGGACGGGGGCCGGATGACGACGAAGCCCTACACGTCGGGCGGCGCCTACATCGACCGGATGAGCGACCTGTGCGGGCCGTGCCGCTACCGACCCGGCTCCCGCAGCGGCGAGGACGCCTGCCCCTACACCGCCGGGTACTGGTCCTTCCTCCACCGGCACCGGGCCCTGCTGAGCCGGGGTGCCCGCACCGCAGGACCGGTACGGGGACTCGACCGGCTGAGCGACCTACCGGAGCTGCTCCGACAGGAACGCGACCGGGGTGACACCGCGCCGTGA
- a CDS encoding LCP family protein, whose amino-acid sequence MTALSCGSLVSPQAVSAHTAADGGRGTNILIVGVDSRAGLSRAEKNRLHVGGKGCNCTDVMMLVHLSEDRHRASVVSIPRDSYVEYAGTAVPPRKGKINGAFALGGGPLAVATVEKATGLRVDHYLETGFAGFERTVDNLGGATVCTDRPLKDENSGLDIGAGRHHADGNQALRYARARHVNLRPGDLGRVRRQQRLVNDLLARLTLEGALADPARTARTVHTLLKTVRTDTRTGPGDLIRIGWALGRLRADRTEFATVPIRLFDHRVPGVGSTLVWDETRAAALWEALGADRPITGDTRIQPVAENPAPTNPAAVSVRVDDATVAAALRRNGFAVTDTSASAPPVRPAGPPVIRYAPGQEEHAATLAAALPGSRTEAVPGHDAHFDVAVGAEPALVRTVTYDRNIADGAPVTGDRLRCAEAPGAAPAGRS is encoded by the coding sequence GTGACCGCCCTTTCCTGCGGCTCCCTCGTGAGCCCGCAGGCCGTATCGGCCCACACCGCGGCGGACGGCGGCCGGGGCACGAACATCCTGATCGTGGGCGTCGACAGTCGCGCGGGGCTCTCCCGGGCCGAGAAGAACCGGCTCCACGTGGGCGGCAAAGGGTGCAACTGCACCGACGTCATGATGCTGGTGCACCTGTCCGAGGACCGGCACCGTGCGAGCGTCGTCTCCATCCCGCGCGACTCCTACGTCGAGTACGCCGGCACCGCCGTGCCTCCGCGCAAGGGAAAGATCAACGGCGCGTTCGCCCTCGGCGGCGGCCCGCTCGCGGTCGCCACCGTCGAGAAGGCCACCGGGCTCCGCGTCGACCACTACCTGGAGACCGGCTTCGCAGGCTTCGAGCGGACCGTCGACAACCTCGGCGGCGCCACCGTGTGCACCGACAGGCCGCTCAAGGACGAGAACTCCGGCCTGGACATCGGAGCCGGACGCCACCACGCCGACGGCAACCAGGCCCTGCGCTACGCCCGGGCCCGGCACGTCAACCTCCGGCCGGGCGACCTGGGCCGTGTCCGGCGCCAGCAGCGCCTGGTCAACGACCTGCTGGCCCGGCTCACCCTGGAGGGCGCGCTGGCCGACCCCGCACGCACGGCGCGGACCGTACACACCCTGCTGAAGACCGTGCGCACCGATACCCGTACGGGCCCGGGAGACCTGATCCGCATCGGCTGGGCGCTCGGCCGCCTGCGGGCGGACCGGACCGAGTTCGCCACCGTCCCGATCCGGCTCTTCGACCACCGCGTGCCCGGCGTGGGGTCCACCCTCGTGTGGGACGAGACGCGGGCCGCCGCGTTGTGGGAGGCCCTGGGCGCGGACCGTCCGATCACCGGCGACACCCGGATCCAGCCCGTCGCCGAGAACCCGGCGCCCACGAACCCCGCGGCCGTCTCGGTCCGGGTGGACGACGCCACCGTGGCCGCGGCCCTGCGCCGCAATGGTTTCGCCGTCACCGACACGTCCGCGTCCGCGCCCCCGGTCCGCCCGGCGGGGCCGCCCGTCATCCGGTACGCCCCGGGCCAGGAGGAGCACGCGGCGACCCTTGCGGCGGCGCTGCCCGGCTCCCGGACGGAGGCGGTGCCCGGACACGACGCGCACTTCGACGTCGCCGTCGGAGCGGAGCCGGCGCTGGTCAGGACCGTCACCTACGACCGCAACATCGCCGACGGCGCCCCCGTGACCGGCG
- a CDS encoding isochorismatase family cysteine hydrolase, whose product MRTDSTLHDWRIEPREYARQEARRGRRHAYESVDPACTALVVIDMVPFFAGANPYARGIVPHINRIAAALRTAGGLVAWVVPANEAPLGGVSGEFYGPVAGERFAATGGEGPPRSRLWPSLDVRAQDPVVEKNAYSAFFPGRCPLPELLAERGVDTVLITGTLTNVCCESSARDAATTGLRVVMVADANAARRDQDHNAALHTVYRSFGDVRSTAEVLGLIGAGAP is encoded by the coding sequence ATGCGGACCGATTCCACGCTCCACGACTGGCGGATCGAACCCCGGGAGTACGCCCGGCAGGAAGCCCGACGGGGCAGGAGGCACGCGTACGAGAGCGTCGATCCGGCCTGCACCGCCCTGGTCGTGATCGACATGGTGCCCTTCTTCGCCGGAGCCAATCCTTACGCCCGGGGGATCGTGCCGCACATCAACCGGATCGCCGCGGCGCTGCGTACGGCCGGGGGTCTGGTGGCCTGGGTCGTGCCGGCGAACGAAGCGCCGCTCGGGGGTGTGAGCGGCGAGTTCTACGGACCGGTGGCCGGCGAACGGTTCGCGGCCACCGGTGGGGAGGGCCCGCCGCGCTCGCGCCTGTGGCCCTCCCTCGATGTCCGGGCGCAGGATCCGGTGGTGGAGAAGAACGCCTACAGCGCCTTCTTTCCCGGCCGTTGCCCGCTCCCGGAACTGCTGGCGGAGCGCGGCGTGGACACCGTCCTGATCACGGGCACGCTCACGAACGTCTGCTGCGAGTCCTCGGCCCGGGACGCGGCCACGACGGGCCTGCGCGTGGTGATGGTCGCCGACGCCAACGCGGCCCGGCGCGATCAGGACCACAACGCCGCCCTGCACACGGTCTACCGGTCGTTCGGTGACGTGCGGAGCACGGCCGAGGTGCTGGGACTGATCGGTGCGGGGGCGCCCTGA
- a CDS encoding alkene reductase, translated as MTSAFDPVRMAGSTLSNRIALAPMTRSRAGEGGVATPLVAEYYTQRASAGLIISEGVQPSVVGQGYPFTPGLHSTEQVESWRAVTDSVHAAGGRIFAQLMHSGRIGHPSLLPDGLVPVAPSAVTPAGQLFTGEGMKDFVTPHELTGEEVRATIADYAEAARNAIEAGFDGVELHGANGYLIHQFLAPGSNLRTDEWGGPAENRIRFAVEVVQAVATAIGAERTALRISPGNPYNDMSEPDPRPVYEALVNEIDGLGLAYLHVLEFGPEARETTLALRKQFSGLLVLNPATEGPTDHRALALIEDGTADVVAFGALFLANPDLPARLRTEGPYNTPDTATFFGGDARGYTDYPTLQGAPAPISPSTSAVLRTSPNDR; from the coding sequence ATGACCAGCGCTTTCGACCCGGTCCGCATGGCCGGCAGCACCCTCTCCAACCGGATCGCCCTGGCCCCGATGACCCGCAGCCGCGCAGGCGAGGGCGGTGTGGCCACCCCGCTCGTCGCCGAGTACTACACCCAGCGCGCCTCGGCCGGCCTGATCATCAGCGAGGGCGTCCAGCCCTCCGTCGTCGGACAGGGCTACCCCTTCACTCCCGGCCTCCACAGCACCGAGCAGGTCGAGTCCTGGCGCGCGGTGACCGACTCCGTGCACGCGGCCGGCGGGCGGATCTTCGCCCAGCTGATGCACTCCGGCCGCATCGGCCACCCGTCGCTGCTGCCCGACGGACTGGTGCCCGTGGCCCCGTCCGCCGTCACCCCCGCCGGTCAGCTGTTCACGGGCGAGGGCATGAAGGACTTCGTCACCCCGCACGAGCTGACCGGCGAGGAGGTGCGGGCGACCATCGCCGACTACGCCGAGGCGGCCCGCAATGCCATCGAGGCGGGCTTCGACGGCGTGGAACTGCACGGGGCGAACGGCTACCTGATCCACCAGTTCCTGGCCCCCGGATCGAACCTCCGCACCGACGAGTGGGGTGGCCCGGCCGAGAACCGTATCCGCTTCGCGGTCGAGGTCGTCCAGGCCGTTGCCACCGCGATCGGCGCCGAGCGCACGGCCCTGCGCATCTCGCCGGGGAACCCGTACAACGACATGTCCGAGCCCGACCCGCGGCCCGTCTACGAGGCGCTGGTCAACGAGATCGACGGGCTGGGACTGGCCTACCTCCACGTGCTGGAGTTCGGCCCCGAGGCCCGGGAGACCACCCTCGCGCTGCGCAAGCAGTTCTCCGGCCTCCTCGTGCTGAACCCGGCAACGGAGGGCCCCACCGATCACCGGGCCCTCGCACTGATCGAGGACGGCACCGCCGACGTCGTCGCCTTCGGCGCCCTCTTCCTGGCCAATCCCGACCTGCCGGCCCGCCTGCGCACCGAGGGTCCGTACAACACCCCTGACACCGCCACCTTCTTCGGCGGCGACGCCCGCGGGTACACCGACTACCCGACCCTTCAGGGCGCCCCCGCACCGATCAGTCCCAGCACCTCGGCCGTGCTCCGCACGTCACCGAACGACCGGTAG